The uncultured Cohaesibacter sp. genome window below encodes:
- a CDS encoding class I SAM-dependent methyltransferase produces the protein MVSVPSNRGYEVTAGSLAKRYDGYDIEETHGWFLHMLPEPPQTVLDIGAGSGRDGLHYASMGYQVTAVEPTDAFRTIAKAKDGAEAVEWLEDTLPELASLGDRTFDIVTLIAVWMHLDLDERVLGMERLCALLNPGGFMAMTVRHGEPPEGRLMFEVTDEEIIEAARTLGLTLVSHANVESTQPLNKAKGITWSRFAFRKG, from the coding sequence ATGGTCAGTGTTCCAAGCAACAGGGGTTATGAGGTAACTGCAGGCAGTCTGGCAAAGCGATACGACGGTTATGATATCGAAGAGACGCACGGCTGGTTTCTGCATATGTTGCCAGAGCCGCCGCAGACGGTTCTGGATATCGGGGCCGGGTCCGGCAGAGACGGGCTGCATTATGCGTCCATGGGCTATCAGGTGACGGCAGTAGAACCGACCGATGCCTTCCGGACTATTGCCAAGGCCAAAGACGGGGCTGAAGCCGTTGAATGGCTTGAGGATACTCTGCCAGAACTGGCATCGCTTGGTGATCGCACCTTTGACATTGTCACTTTGATCGCTGTCTGGATGCATCTCGATCTTGATGAACGGGTGCTGGGCATGGAGCGTCTGTGCGCGCTGCTCAATCCGGGAGGCTTCATGGCGATGACTGTGCGCCACGGCGAGCCGCCGGAAGGGCGGTTGATGTTCGAGGTTACCGATGAGGAGATCATCGAGGCGGCCAGAACTCTCGGGCTGACGCTGGTCAGTCACGCCAATGTCGAATCAACCCAGCCGCTCAACAAGGCCAAGGGGATCACCTGGAGCCGCTTTGCCTTTCGCAAGGGCTAA
- a CDS encoding anhydro-N-acetylmuramic acid kinase — translation MAKNEEKLSLAVGLMSGTSCDGVDVALIETDGEGQLRSLASAFRPYEPAEQILLRRAMEDAQGMKNRTARPGCLIEAEALITRAHIEAVGRLMALDSARGLQPDVIGFHGQTVWHDPAAGITVQIGNGQALANACKMPVVHDFRAADVAAGGQGAPLVPIYHKALQASSVIPLQQPLAIINIGGVANITWIGKDGTLTAFDSGPGNALINDWVFKKDNLAMDEGGAIAASGSVDFLALITLMGNPYFRKAAPKSLDRNAFDIAPIEALSLENGAATLTAFTVETICLGLEHMEIQEGEAAKMVVVCGGGQHNDYMMAQLGEALDSPVMQADALGWNGDSMEAEAFGYLAVRSLRKLPLTFPRTTGVKAPLSGGVLSLPV, via the coding sequence ATGGCAAAAAATGAAGAAAAACTGTCGCTTGCCGTCGGGTTGATGAGCGGGACGTCCTGCGATGGCGTCGATGTCGCACTGATCGAAACCGATGGAGAAGGACAGCTCAGGTCCCTTGCCTCGGCCTTCAGGCCCTATGAGCCTGCGGAGCAGATCCTGTTGCGTCGTGCCATGGAGGATGCGCAGGGGATGAAGAACAGGACGGCCCGGCCCGGTTGCCTCATCGAGGCGGAGGCATTGATCACCCGAGCGCATATCGAGGCGGTTGGCCGTTTGATGGCGCTGGATTCTGCGCGCGGGCTGCAGCCGGATGTCATCGGCTTTCATGGACAGACAGTCTGGCACGATCCCGCTGCGGGGATCACGGTTCAGATAGGCAACGGTCAGGCGTTGGCCAATGCCTGCAAGATGCCGGTTGTGCATGATTTCCGGGCCGCTGACGTGGCTGCCGGCGGGCAGGGCGCACCGCTGGTGCCGATCTATCACAAGGCGCTTCAGGCTTCGAGTGTCATTCCGCTGCAACAACCATTGGCGATCATCAATATTGGCGGTGTCGCCAATATCACCTGGATCGGCAAGGACGGCACGCTCACAGCCTTTGACAGTGGGCCAGGCAATGCCCTGATCAATGACTGGGTTTTCAAAAAGGACAATCTGGCAATGGACGAGGGGGGCGCAATTGCGGCGAGCGGATCGGTCGATTTTCTCGCTCTCATCACGCTGATGGGCAACCCCTATTTTCGCAAGGCGGCACCGAAGTCGCTGGATCGCAACGCATTTGATATAGCACCGATCGAGGCGTTGTCGCTGGAAAATGGTGCTGCTACGCTCACGGCCTTCACGGTCGAGACAATCTGTCTTGGACTAGAGCATATGGAGATCCAGGAAGGCGAAGCCGCTAAGATGGTTGTTGTCTGTGGCGGCGGACAGCATAATGACTACATGATGGCGCAGCTTGGCGAGGCTCTGGATAGTCCGGTCATGCAGGCTGACGCCCTCGGATGGAATGGGGATTCAATGGAGGCAGAAGCGTTCGGTTATCTGGCTGTGCGGTCCCTGCGGAAACTGCCACTTACATTTCCGCGAACCACCGGCGTGAAGGCTCCATTATCGGGAGGGGTCTTGTCATTGCCGGTGTAA
- the tyrS gene encoding tyrosine--tRNA ligase: protein MTAFKSEFLHTLSERGFIHQCSDPEGLDKLFSSETVTAYVGYDCTAPSVHVGNLVSMMILHWMQKTGHRPIALMGGGTTMVGDPSGRDETRQLLTPEKIQSNKESIREVFSKLLDFGDGPTDAIQEDNARWLLELNYVEFLRDIGSRVSVNQMLARDSVRLRLEREQALSFLEFNYMLLQAYDYTQLNKLYGCRLQMGGSDQWGNIVSGIDLCRRINNAECFALTVPLITKSDGSKMGKSVSGAIWLRGDMYSPYDYWQFWRNVSDADVGRFLKLYTTLPMDEIRRLEALQGNELNEAKKILATEATALIHSRIDADNAAETAFKTFEAGQAAEANLPTIEVSSSELDAGIGILAAFVNAGLAKSNGEARRSIKGGALKLNDDTVTDDSLALTKAHLNEDGVIKLSMGKKKHVLLKLS from the coding sequence ATGACCGCCTTCAAATCCGAATTTCTACACACTTTGAGTGAGCGCGGCTTCATTCATCAGTGCTCAGACCCGGAAGGGTTGGACAAACTCTTTAGCTCGGAGACGGTAACTGCTTATGTGGGCTACGACTGCACGGCTCCGTCTGTCCATGTGGGCAACCTCGTCTCGATGATGATCCTGCACTGGATGCAGAAAACCGGCCATCGCCCGATCGCCCTGATGGGCGGCGGCACCACCATGGTCGGAGATCCGTCCGGCCGCGACGAAACCCGCCAGCTTCTGACCCCGGAAAAGATCCAGTCCAACAAGGAAAGCATCCGCGAGGTCTTCTCCAAATTGCTCGACTTCGGCGACGGCCCGACCGATGCCATTCAGGAAGACAATGCCCGCTGGCTGCTCGAACTCAACTATGTCGAATTCCTGCGCGACATCGGCTCCCGCGTTTCGGTCAACCAGATGCTGGCCCGCGATTCCGTCCGTTTGCGTCTTGAACGCGAACAGGCCCTGAGCTTCCTCGAATTCAACTACATGCTCCTGCAGGCCTACGACTACACCCAGCTCAACAAGCTCTATGGCTGCCGCCTGCAGATGGGCGGGTCCGACCAGTGGGGCAACATCGTCTCGGGTATCGACCTGTGCCGCCGGATCAACAATGCCGAATGCTTTGCCCTCACCGTGCCGCTCATCACCAAGTCTGACGGCTCCAAGATGGGCAAGTCCGTCTCCGGCGCCATCTGGCTACGTGGCGACATGTACAGCCCTTATGACTACTGGCAGTTCTGGCGCAACGTCTCCGACGCCGACGTCGGCCGCTTCCTCAAGCTCTACACCACGCTGCCGATGGACGAAATCCGTCGTCTGGAAGCCCTGCAGGGCAACGAGCTGAACGAAGCCAAGAAAATTCTGGCAACCGAAGCAACTGCGCTCATTCACAGCCGGATTGACGCTGACAATGCCGCCGAAACCGCCTTCAAGACCTTCGAAGCCGGTCAGGCAGCGGAAGCCAACCTGCCCACCATCGAAGTCTCTTCCAGTGAGCTTGATGCTGGGATCGGCATTCTGGCAGCCTTCGTCAATGCTGGCCTTGCCAAATCCAACGGCGAAGCCCGTCGCTCGATCAAGGGCGGCGCCCTGAAGCTCAATGACGACACAGTGACCGACGACAGCCTTGCACTGACGAAGGCCCATCTCAATGAAGACGGCGTCATCAAGCTTTCCATGGGCAAGAAGAAACACGTTCTGCTGAAGCTCTCCTGA
- a CDS encoding AsmA-like C-terminal region-containing protein: MTDRLETPPDNEHPSAPDKAASDLSSSTSAVIRKPSKAKRRIMIALIALVVIVALLLGGLVLRLYYAPLSISGLRDQVENLVKTALPAGQYLQIEDVMIGLSENGRLSLQLSHVALSEGDEELLSAPKIDLELDLLALLRQQIRAKSIIILSMSVKVWRDETGRLLIAGQDPGVLSSNSVPETRLYDPNEPQFVSAINAMRRALKPLADEDLDRRPPQILIRNTEIAFHDDVLNKHKIYRNVAFAYNPLGEEDSLWRIDFAYDGRHGRIHSAMGESPLTTPDASGGGRSVQLVFENISLPDLLPRFSDETVNFNFSSAFAGRAQLDFNDKEALSGMKMVLNVGEGLLEFGEKDDAYLNSAMLRFDWVPEKRMLRLSDSHVLFGETGGAFRGVIAWPETEDGNIQVQVEADNIKLAARDNPHPSRMLQQILLLAHIERKSGVATVDDFRMVADEGSVHGSGTISQANGEVALNMGFDISAMPYDLLLHMWPVNIANGARKWLLNHLLGGRTTGGRFDLALTESMLARNEEGRLVLPDESVKGSFGYEDVSLKEFGDLPSSNQLSGKGTVTGRTFQTSIEAGRFVTKSGLFFPVSNGRFEIPDHSQKPATGIVTLEGEGSAVAFGEIIDSDPLNTLKKEKQKASDLSGTASAKVRLSFPFIDPLTLDDVHYDAQISLKDVASKVPLRGHEVSGADVVINTDGDRMDIKGLATIDGISAALDLSSSNDSKVVTSSSFDLLLTDSDRKRLGLGLDEWLRGAISVRATQSSDTPKVTKVEADLTKAELDLGELGWSKKPNVRGAASFELIDRGDHFEVKDLAVSGDGFKAEGTVAISKDDGLQALKLTRLELSRGDRLALDVTRQGQGPYRISVSGDVLDLRGKLMGSPFISKDKKTESKESVIINAKIKRVIGLSGQAISGLSASAEVVNGQVRQVDARGLLNGASAVEVTTSMEKYPTLHIEALDAGALFRFLGVVDRVVGGRLALSVALQKGIDIIAGSLFLKDFQISGQVEKRQSSKSSTQNVDSGFDSFSVQYTGENGLFDISRGILKGPVLGATVDGSIDMKSRNLNVSGTYIPAYKVNNIFSRLPVIGRALGNRKNEGLLGITYVVKGNMANPTLIVNPASLLAPGVFRKIFEF, translated from the coding sequence TTGACTGATCGCTTGGAGACGCCGCCGGATAACGAGCATCCTTCCGCGCCGGACAAGGCGGCCTCCGATCTGTCTTCCTCTACCTCCGCCGTTATCAGGAAACCTTCAAAAGCCAAGCGACGCATCATGATCGCCCTGATTGCGCTGGTGGTGATCGTTGCACTGCTGCTTGGGGGATTGGTGCTGCGCCTCTATTACGCGCCTCTCTCGATCAGCGGGTTGCGTGATCAGGTGGAAAATCTGGTCAAGACGGCTCTTCCCGCAGGCCAGTACCTTCAGATCGAGGACGTGATGATTGGGCTTTCCGAGAATGGAAGGCTGTCTCTACAGCTCAGTCATGTGGCGCTGTCCGAGGGTGATGAGGAGCTTCTTTCGGCGCCCAAGATTGATCTCGAGCTTGATCTTCTTGCGCTTCTGCGCCAGCAGATACGAGCCAAGAGCATCATTATTCTAAGCATGTCGGTGAAGGTCTGGCGCGATGAGACCGGCCGTCTGCTGATCGCCGGACAGGATCCAGGCGTGCTGAGCAGTAACTCTGTTCCCGAAACGCGTCTTTATGATCCCAATGAGCCACAGTTCGTGTCGGCCATCAACGCGATGCGGCGTGCCCTAAAGCCGCTGGCCGACGAGGATCTCGATCGGCGGCCACCGCAGATCCTCATCCGCAACACGGAGATCGCCTTCCACGATGATGTGCTCAACAAGCACAAGATCTACCGGAATGTCGCCTTTGCCTATAATCCTCTGGGAGAGGAAGACAGCCTATGGCGGATCGATTTCGCCTATGACGGGCGTCATGGTCGCATTCACTCGGCGATGGGGGAGTCCCCGCTGACAACGCCTGACGCCAGCGGAGGGGGGCGTTCTGTCCAGCTGGTTTTTGAAAACATTTCGCTTCCGGATCTTTTGCCGCGCTTTTCCGATGAAACTGTCAATTTCAATTTCAGCTCCGCCTTTGCCGGGCGGGCGCAACTGGATTTCAATGACAAGGAAGCGCTTTCCGGCATGAAGATGGTTCTCAATGTCGGTGAGGGATTGCTGGAATTTGGTGAAAAGGACGATGCCTACCTGAACAGCGCGATGTTGCGGTTTGACTGGGTGCCGGAAAAGCGGATGCTGCGGCTGTCGGATAGTCATGTGCTGTTTGGCGAGACCGGAGGAGCATTCCGGGGTGTCATTGCCTGGCCCGAGACAGAGGATGGCAACATTCAGGTGCAGGTGGAGGCTGACAACATAAAACTTGCCGCGCGTGACAATCCGCATCCGAGTCGCATGTTGCAGCAGATCCTGCTGCTTGCTCACATCGAACGCAAGAGCGGCGTTGCCACAGTGGACGATTTCCGGATGGTGGCTGACGAGGGCAGCGTGCATGGCAGTGGCACGATTTCCCAGGCAAACGGCGAAGTCGCGCTCAACATGGGCTTTGACATTTCGGCCATGCCCTACGATCTGTTGTTGCACATGTGGCCGGTGAACATCGCCAATGGCGCGCGCAAGTGGTTGTTGAATCATCTTCTGGGTGGGCGCACAACCGGCGGCCGCTTTGACCTCGCCTTGACCGAAAGCATGTTGGCGCGCAATGAAGAGGGGCGTCTTGTTCTGCCCGACGAGTCGGTCAAGGGGTCGTTCGGCTATGAAGATGTCAGCCTTAAAGAATTTGGCGATCTACCGTCGAGCAATCAGCTGTCAGGCAAGGGAACCGTGACGGGCCGCACATTCCAGACCTCGATCGAGGCGGGGCGGTTCGTGACCAAAAGCGGTCTGTTCTTTCCGGTCAGCAACGGGCGGTTCGAGATTCCCGATCATTCCCAGAAGCCGGCGACCGGCATTGTCACGCTTGAAGGGGAAGGCAGCGCGGTGGCGTTTGGCGAGATCATTGACAGCGATCCTCTCAATACCCTCAAGAAGGAAAAGCAGAAGGCTTCGGATCTGAGCGGAACGGCAAGCGCCAAAGTACGACTGAGCTTCCCCTTTATCGACCCGCTGACGTTGGATGACGTGCATTATGATGCGCAGATCTCCCTCAAGGATGTGGCCAGCAAGGTGCCCTTGCGTGGCCACGAGGTGTCCGGTGCGGATGTGGTCATCAATACCGACGGTGATCGCATGGACATCAAGGGGCTGGCGACCATTGACGGGATCAGTGCGGCACTCGATCTGTCTTCTTCGAACGACAGCAAGGTTGTGACGTCCTCAAGCTTTGATCTGCTGTTGACCGATTCCGACAGGAAGCGACTGGGGCTCGGGCTTGACGAGTGGCTGAGAGGGGCAATTTCCGTCCGCGCCACCCAGAGCAGCGATACGCCCAAGGTGACAAAGGTGGAGGCGGATCTGACCAAGGCCGAGCTGGATCTTGGTGAACTGGGGTGGAGCAAGAAGCCCAACGTGCGGGGCGCAGCCTCGTTTGAGCTCATTGATCGTGGCGATCATTTCGAGGTCAAGGATCTTGCCGTTTCGGGCGATGGGTTCAAAGCCGAGGGAACGGTTGCGATCAGCAAGGACGATGGCCTGCAAGCCCTCAAGCTTACCCGTCTGGAGCTCAGTCGAGGGGACCGGCTGGCGCTGGATGTGACCCGCCAGGGACAGGGACCCTATCGCATATCGGTGTCGGGAGACGTGCTTGATTTGCGTGGCAAGTTGATGGGCAGTCCTTTCATTTCAAAGGACAAGAAGACTGAATCCAAGGAAAGCGTCATCATCAATGCAAAGATCAAACGGGTGATCGGCTTGTCCGGTCAGGCGATCTCCGGCCTCAGCGCCAGCGCGGAAGTCGTCAATGGTCAGGTTCGGCAAGTTGATGCGCGGGGGCTTCTGAACGGAGCGAGTGCGGTCGAGGTGACCACTTCGATGGAGAAATATCCGACCCTGCATATCGAAGCGCTCGATGCCGGCGCGCTGTTCCGTTTTCTCGGGGTGGTGGATCGGGTTGTCGGTGGACGTCTCGCCCTGTCGGTTGCGCTGCAGAAGGGCATCGACATCATCGCCGGGTCGTTGTTCCTGAAGGACTTCCAGATCAGTGGGCAGGTGGAGAAGCGCCAGTCCTCCAAGTCCTCGACGCAGAATGTCGACAGCGGGTTTGATTCCTTCTCCGTCCAATACACGGGCGAGAATGGTCTGTTTGACATCAGCCGGGGCATTCTCAAGGGGCCGGTGCTGGGGGCGACGGTCGACGGGTCGATCGACATGAAGTCGCGCAACCTCAATGTCTCGGGAACCTATATTCCCGCCTACAAGGTCAACAATATCTTCAGCCGCCTGCCGGTGATCGGACGGGCGCTAGGCAACCGCAAGAATGAGGGGCTGCTGGGCATTACCTATGTGGTGAAGGGAAACATGGCCAACCCGACGCTGATCGTCAATCCGGCCTCGCTGCTGGCGCCGGGCGTCTTCCGCAAGATCTTCGAGTTCTGA
- a CDS encoding site-specific integrase: MTEERTTPLRQRMIEDMRIRGMGDKAQKAHIRAIKDFAAFLGHTPDDATPEELRAYQLHMTDAGITPTTFNARIVALRFFFTMTCGREEMKRYMQFRREPRKLPVVLSIEEVSDLLMAAPGPGLKYRAALSIAYGAGLRASEVCNLKVCDIDSDRMLIHVEQGKGGKDRKVMLSPGLLHLLRTYWREARPGGWLFPGKSTINPISPRQLSRAFGSAKNMAGIRKTATLHTLRHSFATHLLEANTDVRVIQVLLGHAKLSTTAQYTHVATKTIRDTVSPFEMLASLQDQTVKRSLE; encoded by the coding sequence ATGACGGAGGAGAGAACCACACCCTTACGCCAACGAATGATCGAAGATATGCGCATACGCGGAATGGGCGACAAAGCGCAAAAGGCCCATATCAGGGCGATCAAGGATTTTGCAGCCTTTCTTGGTCATACCCCGGACGACGCCACACCGGAAGAATTACGCGCCTATCAACTTCACATGACAGATGCCGGCATAACACCGACAACCTTCAATGCCCGTATCGTGGCGCTCCGCTTCTTTTTCACCATGACCTGTGGTCGCGAGGAGATGAAGCGGTATATGCAGTTCCGCAGAGAGCCGCGCAAGCTGCCAGTAGTTCTGAGCATTGAAGAAGTTTCAGATCTGCTGATGGCCGCACCAGGACCAGGTCTGAAGTACCGTGCCGCGCTCAGCATCGCCTATGGGGCCGGGCTGCGGGCATCCGAGGTTTGCAATCTCAAGGTTTGTGACATCGACAGTGACAGGATGCTGATCCATGTCGAACAGGGTAAAGGAGGCAAGGACCGCAAGGTCATGCTATCTCCGGGCTTGCTGCATCTATTGCGAACCTATTGGCGCGAGGCTCGCCCGGGAGGTTGGCTGTTTCCGGGCAAGTCGACGATCAACCCGATTTCACCACGACAATTGAGCCGTGCCTTTGGGTCGGCAAAGAATATGGCCGGGATCAGGAAGACCGCGACCCTGCATACATTGCGACACAGCTTTGCCACTCATCTGCTCGAAGCCAACACGGATGTGCGGGTGATACAGGTCTTGCTCGGCCATGCCAAGCTGTCCACGACGGCGCAATATACCCATGTTGCCACCAAGACAATCCGAGACACCGTCAGCCCCTTTGAGATGCTGGCCAGCTTGCAGGATCAAACCGTGAAGCGAAGCCTAGAATAA
- a CDS encoding IS91 family transposase, with amino-acid sequence MSRSKLEIADIFRQYGPAWRQANKGHISLDQLKVMSAIEACRTEALGGHVAACAKCGHHHIAYNSCKNRHCPKCQGPAARDWMTARAEDLLPVEYFHLVFTLPAGIAQIAYWNKRALYGLLFRSSAETVMTIAADPKRMGAKVGMTSVLHTWGSALTHHPHIHMIVPGGGLSPDGTRWVGSKPGFFLHVRVLSRLFRRLFLEGMLALHQSDKLAFFGDLAGLSEPEAFAAWLAPLRRTEWVVYAKPPFGGPEAVLAYLSRYTHRVAISNNRLISADASTVTFRWKDYRIKSGDQQKIMQLATPEFIRRFLLHVLPAGFHRIRHYGVLASANRKANIARIRTILGVEQPQEDNKEEPAAEVIPLTLREPCPGCGGPMRIIEIFRRGQKPLSRAPPREKAA; translated from the coding sequence GTGTCTCGCTCCAAGCTGGAGATAGCCGATATCTTTCGACAATATGGCCCAGCCTGGCGACAAGCCAACAAGGGACATATAAGCCTTGACCAACTCAAGGTGATGTCAGCAATAGAGGCCTGCCGAACCGAGGCGCTTGGCGGGCATGTGGCAGCTTGTGCCAAGTGTGGCCACCATCACATCGCCTATAATTCTTGCAAGAACCGCCATTGCCCGAAGTGTCAGGGTCCCGCCGCTCGTGACTGGATGACAGCAAGAGCCGAAGACCTGTTGCCAGTCGAGTATTTCCACCTCGTCTTCACCCTCCCAGCGGGGATTGCCCAGATTGCCTACTGGAACAAGCGAGCACTCTATGGGCTGTTGTTCAGGAGCTCTGCGGAAACGGTCATGACCATCGCCGCGGATCCCAAGCGTATGGGTGCCAAGGTTGGAATGACCTCTGTGCTGCATACATGGGGTTCGGCACTGACGCATCATCCTCACATCCATATGATCGTGCCCGGCGGAGGCCTGTCACCAGATGGCACAAGGTGGGTGGGATCCAAGCCCGGCTTCTTCCTGCATGTGCGGGTGCTATCCCGGCTGTTCCGACGGCTGTTTCTGGAAGGAATGCTGGCTTTGCATCAGTCTGACAAGCTCGCCTTCTTCGGGGATTTGGCAGGACTATCTGAGCCAGAGGCGTTTGCCGCCTGGTTGGCACCACTCCGCAGAACCGAATGGGTGGTCTATGCCAAGCCTCCCTTTGGCGGCCCGGAAGCTGTGTTGGCCTATCTCAGCCGATACACCCATCGGGTGGCAATCTCCAATAACCGGCTGATCAGTGCGGATGCCAGTACCGTGACTTTCCGCTGGAAGGATTACCGTATCAAATCGGGAGATCAACAAAAGATCATGCAATTGGCGACGCCCGAGTTCATCCGTCGCTTCCTGCTCCATGTCCTGCCTGCAGGCTTTCATAGGATCCGGCATTACGGGGTCCTGGCCAGCGCCAACCGCAAGGCCAACATTGCGAGGATCCGCACAATTCTGGGAGTTGAGCAACCGCAGGAAGATAACAAAGAGGAACCGGCTGCAGAGGTCATTCCGCTAACCCTGCGGGAACCCTGTCCTGGTTGCGGTGGCCCCATGCGGATCATCGAGATCTTCCGGCGAGGTCAGAAGCCACTATCCCGGGCGCCACCAAGGGAAAAGGCCGCATGA